Proteins co-encoded in one Pirellulales bacterium genomic window:
- the rpmF gene encoding 50S ribosomal protein L32 — translation TRSRRAHDQKHPKQLTYCSQCGQAVPTHTICPKCGHYMGRTVVEAEE, via the coding sequence AAACCCGCAGCCGCCGGGCGCACGATCAGAAGCATCCTAAGCAACTGACGTACTGCTCGCAGTGCGGCCAGGCCGTTCCCACGCACACCATTTGCCCCAAGTGCGGGCATTACATGGGGCGCACTGTGGTGGAGGCAGAAGAGTAG